From the Labeo rohita strain BAU-BD-2019 chromosome 21, IGBB_LRoh.1.0, whole genome shotgun sequence genome, the window CCTGCAAGTACTCCTAGTTGTCTTCTAAGTATCCCCTGCCTTAGCTTGTTTTCCTTGTGTGTGTGCTCAAATGTATCCAGAAATGTTTATTCTCAACATCTAAGATttcaatatttgtaatttacCTGTTTATGAAATGTGTTCCTATTAAAACATCTAGTAAACCAACCTGTGTAAGTTGATCTTGTTTCTGGTTGTCGTGACAGCAGGCAATGTTTTTCGTAAACACGTTGTTATACTGGTTAAAACTTGCTTCATCTGATTAGATTAACTAAGggtgaaaaaaggaaaaaagttgCTGTTTGTAGCTTCCATGAATTCTGTTGATTCTGTCAGacttatgatatttatttttatgcataatGTTTGTTCATTAGATTAAAGCATTTTAGATGTTTAATAGCATTAGTGAATAGCAATATTGTGTTGAAATGACAAGGAATGAagaattacaaatatttatggatattttctcatttcttcatttatttagctTGTTAGcttgtttacataaaaatgttgttctttaagaagtctaaaacatttttttaaatatttgtctaATTGCAAAACACAATTGCTGTGTAGTAATgtattaatatagtaaatattctgtcatcattcattCACTTTCAAGTCATATGACTTCTGTTGACTGTGCTGTATATACCCACAcaggaatgcaaaaaataaatacaatgtaatgaaaatgtaaggacatcacaaatattaaaggagaagtccacttccaaaacaaaaattcacatataatttactcacccctttgtcatccaagatgttcatgtctttctttcttcaatcataaagaaactgtgttttttgatggaaacatttcagcatttttctccatataatggaatgATAttgtgccccaagtttgaacttccaaaatgcagtttaaatgcggcttcaaacgatcccaaatgcggttgtaaatgatcccagccgaggaagaagggtcttatctagcgaaacaatcgattatttttataaaaataatacaatttatatactttttaatgtcaaatgctcctCTTGTCTTACTCTCTTTAAAAGAATAGAATGGTGATGTTTAGAAGATGCAGTATAGTATTTAAGCCTATAgggggcataactgcatttgtgatgaGCTGTGGAAACACATGGTTTTTCTTGCATGTCTGTTGTTTGCTTCTGTTGTATCTTTTGGAAACCTGAATAAGTTTGGATTAAGAATCagaaatgtgtgtgtaaatactTTACTGACACAGATTTTCACCAAACGATGGAATTTATATGCATTTCCTATTTCTACCTTATTCCTCTGTTGTTTACCATCTTTACAGTATctgcatttgttattttattttgcactcTAATCTGTTGAATCTCTACTTATCTTTTCAGTGTGTGCAAATCTTTAGCAATTAAAGCATCTCATAGGTTTAGGGACATATTCCCACACACTGTATGTCATATAACCTAAAGTCACTTTGTTTGGAAGAGTATCTTTGTTAAAATCCCAAAcctaataacaaaaataaatcgacaaataacaaatttacattaaagtgatttggtttttgttttctttgtgcacaaaaagtattctcgtagctcgatgtcacatggactattttaacgatatccttactacctttcagggcctttaatgtggtagttgcattgctgtctattagggctgcatgattatgacaaaaatcgtGATTTtcgattattcccttgaaattgtaattgcgattattaattacaattatcacaatttacatttaatgatgttttgaatagctttataccagTGTTTGAAGCAATGCATTCCacctttttatatatagtttctaatttaaatataaaaaaagtaaaaatttgaaaatgaaaacaatgaaaaaaaaaaaaacaacaaccttaaGATAACCTGTTTGAAAAACACCTTATCATAAACATCCTAAgcaagcagaataatgtaagtggattttttttttgtattaatttttattaatttatatatatatatatatataattgtggcatctgtaattatAATTCCGATTAGAAATTTAattattgtgcagccctactgactatgcagggtcagaaagctcttggatttcatcctaaatatcttcatttgtgttctgaagatgaatgagatgagtaataaaagtaataaaaaagtgttttccaaatatttgtaatattttgtatagaaataaattatgcataagtGAATATTGTTTAAATCGAAATACACTCATATACTCTGATGACAATCGCTGAAAGATGTCAAGAAAACAGCGTtacttttaccatagtaaagAAATTCAGAGTCAACAGCTTGTTCCTAAGTTATTCCTAAAATATTcctaagtttaaaaaaaaaaaaaacctctagAATGGGGTATATTGCTAAATATGAGACACAATATGGTGTGTctcaaaaccagctaaaagccatcggGGTCAAAagtgagataatgatactgagtgaatgctcctgacacatagtatatatTGTTTAAGTATTGATTAGTATATCTGagaataaatcatatttgaaTATGATAGTTTGggttttgttgttaattttagcctttgcaaaaaaatgccaataaatattttttggggaaaaatgtATCCTTTAATATTAAAGTAATGAGTCAAGTGAAAGGTTTCATTTATTGTTAACAGCATTAGTTGTGAAATCGAATTGAAATTGATCTCATGATGTATCATAGTTATATTTTTGAACTTTCAtgctaattaaaatatactgagTGAAAAATAACTGACAAGTATTTGCAATATATTACTACTCAACATATCAGATTTTTGAACTGGATTAGGTGAGCAGTTTtatttcttgctttttttttttttttttttttattttgtgactttttttacaGCATGAcaagctaaaaataaacaaagaaaacaaggtaatgtagtattttattttaaaacgtcacatcAGAATGTTACAGCGAAAATCAAAAATACTCAGCAAGTATCACTGTTGAATGTGAAGAGCTGCTGGATTCAGTGCAGCAGGATGAAGCAGAGCAGAGAACTGCAGAGGAACAGGAAGCTGTGAGTGACACTCTGAGCACCGTTACACAGGTTCCCCTCACAGCATGAGATCTCACTCATATAAGTAATGAAATCTGGGCCATTGCAAAGAGATTTAGAGAGACAACCTTTAACGTCTGCTGTCAGTTCTTTCACTGTcactgatgaaaagaaagaaaacaaaggtTTACCCAAGCTGGAAATTGATAAACATCAAATGcttaatcaattttttttccccagggTCTCACCTTTTGCTTTAAAGCAGCGGTCTTCACTCCCTGAACAGCTCACTCTGTTTGAGCAGCTCTGTCCATCACAAGAGTAACATGTCTTCCCATTGGGGACTTTAGAGGGATCTACAGGAtgaaattgtatattttatttttaaatataaaatctaattaaataacACTCTGTTAGTTGCACTATTCAGTCAAATCACAACTGACAAGCTGCACTATTGTACTGTATTTCCTGATTGAATGTTCTTtggaattaaaatgaatgttgcTTTTAAAGTCATTTGCATATGGTCAGGAAAGCACAATACCTGGAGCATCTTGGGCGTTGCACTGGTCGTTGTTACAGCACACTGAAGAAACTTTTGCAGGACTGTGGCTCATGGATCCAGTTGCACAGTCAGCAACACAgcctttaaacttttttttagtactgacgcTACCTGAAAACAAGAATTTAGGGAAGACCCGTttatggagataaaataatgccataaagatttgcatATGAAGAGTAGgtgttgtgcaagtgtacataagactgtaagcgtaaattaaatttgcacgcgcaagagaagctttgtaaaagtgtaaatcgcgtttcaagcgtaagacaaaaaaatttgcagcattttactgttactcgtaagtgtaattcatgtattgtgaaactgcagcttcatgctttcgcaaaataaatacgatctgcattcttccgacttccatttctccgcgcttacacttttggcacgttcttttcgctaaaatacggtcaaaagcactgcaagtctgtgaacagtgatttatacacgaaaacaacagtttaaagatCTGCAAAACGGATTGACTGTGTAGGACCaatctgtatgtgtaaaaaaacaaactgttgcaaatgtctaaatgacttgTTGTGTATGTAGCACACAAAGTTGCCAAAATAATCAGATATGTACAGCTCCGTCTTTCTTTTATCTgtgcttacacttttggcacgattctctcactcactgagttttgGGAGCTTGAAGGGGAGGGCGGGGCCACCACCTTTctgtagccaatcaaatgagactctcgctgactccatttactcttatctgattgtttcaataaacacatcacacgccaaaacatttatcttcatttagttctcGCTGCCGGTGGAATGGTACTTTTAATGTAgacatacaataaaaataaaataaaataaaataaaaacatgatataagTTGTGTACCAGGCTATGTGTTCATACTAAATTTCGAGCTGTGTCCTTTTCCTCCTCAACAGGCAATATATGATagtttactgtaatattgtaattttgatgatACCTAATACTAAAACTGCCACGGGGTATATTTTACCCGtggctgtttttttaaatgtagcctacataacagactttaaataaaacattcaagtcTCCCAGTCATTgaattttactaaaatggtgtaatttacaatcctctaaaaaaaaaaaacgtcttttACTTACTGAATTAGCAGTTGagattcaaaaataaagtcaaaattagtaAAAGAAGGCGATTTATGGATGCTGAAGAGGTTAAAAGCAATAAATGCCATTAGTCTGAGTCAGCATCTGACTGTGATctcatatttagatgtttcttcATGAAAACAGTGGCataatacactgaaataaaatgttctttaggcGTGTAAAAACGGTAGTCGTGTGCTTGGGTAAAATTTACCCGCTGGAGGTTTTTAGGTGTACAGCGACCCCTGGCGGTGCTAGTGTTAAACCTGGTATCTGCACTAGCagcataatttgtaatttataataacatgcataattTCACCTGTCTACTGATCAGGGACGATTCaaattttttaactaaaatttggttcaatatagtgaatataatatttatttatttcttttcactttaacatgttttaatttaaggagattttacaatttttttttcaaaatcttcaaaaattTCAAAGTATACAATTGAgtgttaaatacaataaacaataacatcaataACATCAGCTATATATTAGGCTACATTtgcaacagtttgttttttacacatacagattGGTCCTACGCACTCAGTCCGTTTTGCAGatctttaaactgttgttttcgtgTATAAATGACTGTTCACAGActtgcagtgcttttgaccgtattttagcgaaaagaacgtgccaaaagtgtaagcgcggagaaatggaagtcggaagaatgcagatcgtatttattttgcgaaagcatgaagctgcagtttcacaacacatgaattacacttacgagtaacagtaaaatgctgcaaatctttttttcttacgcttgaaacgcgatttacacttttacaaagcttctcttgcgcatgcaaatttaatttacgcttacagtcttatgtacacttgcacaacacctactcttcacatgcaaatctttatggcattattttatctccatatCCCGCGCATCTACTTTTGCAATAACGAACTTAAGCGTGCAAAATACGCGATATGTAAATGGCCCCTTAAATGTCAAAGGttgcattttcttattttaaagattaattcaatcttaatatcaattatattgttagcataaacaaattaaacagcATAAATCTAAACAGAATATTCCatgattataattataaattctGATAGGAAATTAGCAGTTCTGTGAGAAATTCCAGCATCTCCATTGGTAAAATATAACAGTGAATTTCAATCCATCATATTGAACTTACGTAATGTTGTTGTTACACTCAAGCACTTGGAGGATCCACTGGgacatgtttttactgtttgaTGTGTACAATCACCCAACAGACCCGAACACTCATAACAGCTCAAAGAGTGTCCTAAAACAAAGAAAGgtagcaagagagagagagaggcattAGTGATCTGTATTTGTACCCAGTAACATAACAAACACTATTTGTCTTTGTACCTGCAGTAGAAAGAACGAACAGAAGAAAAACTGAGATTTGCAGATCCATCTTTGATCAGGAGGTGAATGAAATAACATGTCTGTTTCAGTGCTCATTTTATAGCTTTTCAAAGGGGAGGGTCTTTATGAGCAAATGAAAGTTTAACAGAAGTAGACATTACACAGTATCATGTATCATCAAGTATTCATCTTATATGTAGGTAGTGGTGACAGTATTtgggtttttttatgttttgttcagctctggtttattttattttatttatttatttaatattaatctaaaaaaaaaaatctaaaaaacaaaaaacaaaaaacaaaacagtagaCATTACTATGaacagatactgtaaaaaagtaattacaatGTATAAGTCTGCTTAAACCAAtcctcttaaagggatagttcaccccaaaatgaatttttttt encodes:
- the LOC127152880 gene encoding CD59 glycoprotein-like: MDLQISVFLLFVLSTAGHSLSCYECSGLLGDCTHQTVKTCPSGSSKCLSVTTTLRSVSTKKKFKGCVADCATGSMSHSPAKVSSVCCNNDQCNAQDAPDPSKVPNGKTCYSCDGQSCSNRVSCSGSEDRCFKAKGETLGKKN